In Toxoplasma gondii ME49 chromosome II, whole genome shotgun sequence, the genomic stretch CCAGGCCGGCACGCCCTGCTTAGCAAGGTGGGGAAGTGGTAAATGTTCATTCAAGCCACTTCTGTGCGTCGCTACAGTCATTTCGTTTGGCCGAGTTCACGCCCTGGTTTTCTGGGCTTCTTTGTCAACAGGCTTTGGTCCTCACATCCACTGCACGGTAGCCGGTGGCGCGTGCGGCGGAGGATGCGGGCACTGTGGTGAGGCGGGCCCAATTGCAATTGCGTGCGATCCCAGGGGTCCAGCCGTTGTCGGCTGCATGTCCGGTGGCCAATGCTGTCCACCTGTGGGCATCCCAATCACTCCTGGATGCTGTCCAGTTGACGGTGGAGGCTGTGACCGAGTTGGTGGCAGTCTTCGCGCTACTTCTGGGCCGGTGAGCACGGGGCCAATCAGTGTAGGCCCCGTCGCAGGCTGCTCCGCGTCCTCAATTCTTCCGCCCACAAAGACGTCTACAACAACACACACCAGTCATTCAAATCCTTGCCACGCGTCTTGTCCTATGGACGCGGACACGCAGCAACGGACAGCAGTGGAGAATCCGGTGGCAAACACGTGCCAGATTTCCATCAATACAGGTACGTGAACATGACGCGCGGGAAGGTTGTCGTCCGCAGGTCTTTGAGATTAGTTGCAGTGTTCACGGAAAAGTGAGACATCTTTTTGGTCATCCTCGAGCATTCTCCGTGTGAATTCTGTAGGTCGCCAAGAAAAGAGCAGGTGCAAAACGAGAAAAGGTCGAAAAGGCCACGTGGTTGTTGAAACTGACACTCACTCGAGTAGCAGCAGTAGTGACGACGAGTGCGTTCCAGCCATTCGGACACACGTTCTCGGCGCTCGTAACACACGAAGCCGGCCTTCTAGTCCTCGGCGTCGAGCCTGCTCTCCCTCGAGATGTGCGTCTCCTACACCTGACCCAGAGGTCGGCTGCCAACGGCATCGCAGCTGCagttcctcgccttctccacacCCACCCTGGCGCCGTCGCCCTGCTCGTCCCCTGCCACATCGCCGGCCACCATCTCGACGCCCGCCTTCTGGTCACAGACCTCGGCACCCTGCCCACTCTCCCGCTccgcctctgcagagaccTAGGCACACCTCTCAGTCTCCACCTCCTAGCTGTCGCCACAAAGGAccgccgccttcctcagGCGAGAGACGATCCAGCCGTTGTCGTTCTCCGCACCCACCAAACAGACGCCACCGAGCTGCCTCAGCTGAAACACCATATCGGCACGCGAGACGGAGGCCGAGACCGTCTCACGGTGAcccgccgccgcctcccgGTGGACCACAGGGACATCCGCACAAGCATCCGTTTCGTAGCCACTCGAAACCTGTCGGGtccagagggagaagcagccaCGCTTATCCTAGATCCCTGTCCCCACGCCCGCGCGGACCCCCCGGGGGTGGGCGACGCTTCATCGGAAGCAGCCCGCTGCCCGCCGAAACCCCACACTACAGCTGTGAGGCTGTGCCATATTCCCCCGCAA encodes the following:
- a CDS encoding hypothetical protein (encoded by transcript TGME49_297310), which gives rise to MSGGQCCPPVGIPITPGCCPVDGGGCDRVGGSLRATSGPVAKKRAGAKREKVEKATWLLKLTLTRVAAVVTTSAFQPFGHTFSALVTHEAGLLVLGVEPALPRDVRLLHLTQRSAANGIAAAVPRLLHTHPGAVALLVPCHIAGHHLDARLLVTDLGTLPTLPLRLCRDLGTPLSLHLLAVATKDRRLPQARDDPAVVVLRTHQTDATELPQLKHHIGTRDGGRDRLTVTRRRLPVDHRDIRTSIRFVATRNLSGPEGEAATLILDPCPHARADPPGVGDASSEAARCPPKPHTTAVRLCHIPPQSTPQHLLSHLSPLEHFLTIEATHSQCHRRSYSVPTSRCPTVL